The Thamnophis elegans isolate rThaEle1 chromosome Z, rThaEle1.pri, whole genome shotgun sequence genome contains a region encoding:
- the LOC116521415 gene encoding olfactory receptor 8H3-like has product MALFHGIEDVIVEFADVFNVVYCIDAIDNLFSLLSLKFSHHLKMKTENRSTTITSFVLWGFSHNLPINLFLFFVFLFIYVLTLLGNIVIMVVASHLSSPVYFFLTHLAVIDICLSSVTVPKFLGILTARQAISYSACFGQVFFILLTGCNEACILAVMAYDRFAAICKPLHYVQIMKKACCRWLVGGAWTIAFSYAFVNTFSALKLNFCRENFIKHFSCELPSLLALSCTDTLSNWILFFITGGVIVICSFGFILFSYIHIISTILKLNFAEAKRKTLSTCTAHLIVLVLYYSTGCFRYMRPNSASSIIVDELISIQYSISTPMLNPLIYSLKNREVKEAIKKLLGYKPLISHTE; this is encoded by the coding sequence TTGTATATTGCATTGATGCAATTGACAATttattctctctcctttccttgaaGTTTTCACATCAtctgaaaatgaaaacagaaaatcGAAGTACCACAATCACTTCCTTTGTTCTTTGGGGATTTTCACATAATTTGCCAATtaatctcttcctcttctttgtatttctatttatttatgtgCTAACTTTACTGGGAAATATAGTGATAATGGTTGTTGCAAGTCATCTCTCAAGCCCTGTGTACTTTTTCCTGACTCATTTGGCTGTTATTGATATTTGTTTGTCTTCTGTCACTGTGCCTAAGTTCTTAGGAATTTTGACTGCAAGGCAGGCAATTTCATATTCTGCATGTTTTGGCCAAGTGTTCTTTATTCTTCTAACAGGATGCAATGAGGCTTGCATTCTTGCAGTAATGGCTTATGACCGTTTTGCTGCCATTTGCAAACCCCTTCATTATGTACAAATTATGAAGAAAGCATGTTGTAGATGGCTGGTGGGTGGTGCCTGGACAATAGCTTTTTCATATGCTTTTGTAAATACATTTTCTGCTTTAAAGCTCAATTTCTGCAGAGAAAATTTTATCAAGCATTTCAGTTGTGAATTGCCATCTCTACTTGCATTATCTTGCACAGACACACTTTCCAATTGGATACTCTTCTTCATAACTGGTGGTGTCATTGTCATATGTTCatttggtttcattttattttcctacATTCATATCATCTCCACTATACTGAAGTTGAACTTTGCAGAAGCAAAAAGGAAAACTTTATCTACCTGTACCGCTCACCTTATTGTTTTGGTTTTGTATTATAGCACTGGATGTTTTAGGTATATGAGGCCCAACTCAGCCTCCTCAATTATTGTGGATGAACTCATCAGTATACAATATAGCATTTCCACACCCATGCTGAATCCCCTAAtctacagcctgaaaaacagggaAGTGAAGGAAGCCATAAAAAAGCTATTGGGCTACAAACCCTTGATTTCTCATACTGAGTAA